The following coding sequences lie in one Heyndrickxia oleronia genomic window:
- a CDS encoding amidohydrolase family protein, whose translation MKIIDAHIHFSNIRSFHETANQQSHVDYSKSGIVKEFSEAGVVLGIGMGLTETKGIGFPDPEAMTPMGLDLETELPNNIVYCAGINPYSLNDQSLILLEKELQKPNVVGLKIYLGYYPFYAYDEVYHPVYELAEKYDVPVVFHTGDTYSERGLLKFSHPLTLDEVAVRYRNIRFIMAHFGDPWVLTGAEVVYKNSNMYADLSGLIVGTEKELKSYSEGRFLDHLRHALVYCDQYDRLLFGTDWPLAPVKPYIEFVKNLIPERFHEDVFFNNALKVFPRLRNIID comes from the coding sequence ATGAAAATTATTGATGCACATATCCATTTCTCCAATATTCGTTCATTCCATGAAACCGCTAATCAGCAATCACATGTTGACTACTCAAAATCTGGGATTGTAAAGGAATTTTCTGAAGCTGGAGTTGTCCTAGGTATAGGCATGGGGTTAACCGAAACAAAAGGGATAGGATTCCCGGATCCCGAAGCAATGACCCCTATGGGATTAGATTTAGAAACTGAGCTACCAAATAACATCGTTTACTGTGCAGGAATTAATCCATATTCTTTAAATGACCAAAGTCTAATATTACTAGAAAAAGAGCTCCAAAAACCAAATGTAGTGGGATTAAAGATATATTTGGGTTATTATCCTTTCTATGCTTATGATGAAGTATATCATCCAGTCTATGAACTTGCTGAAAAATATGATGTTCCGGTTGTTTTTCATACGGGGGATACTTATTCTGAGCGTGGTTTACTGAAATTTTCTCATCCACTCACATTAGATGAAGTAGCTGTTCGGTACCGAAATATCCGTTTTATCATGGCTCATTTCGGTGATCCCTGGGTATTAACAGGGGCAGAAGTTGTTTATAAAAATTCAAATATGTATGCTGATTTATCAGGCTTAATTGTTGGTACTGAAAAAGAGTTGAAAAGTTATTCGGAAGGCCGTTTTTTAGACCATTTACGTCATGCATTAGTTTATTGTGATCAATATGATCGATTACTATTTGGGACGGATTGGCCATTAGCACCGGTAAAACCCTATATTGAATTCGTAAAGAATCTAATACCAGAAAGATTTCACGAAGATGTTTTTTTCAATAATGCTTTAAAAGTGTTTCCACGGTTAAGAAACATTATAGATTAA
- a CDS encoding SulP family inorganic anion transporter has product MALKHTSIPHVRNHHFRHSFSSDLTAGIIVAILFIPQSMAYANLAGVNPVYGLYAAITSLLIYTLLGSSKFLSVGPTSIISLIAFAGVFSIAKPQSLHFFEAMVQLTLLVGIIQILLGIFHVGKLFNYIPKHVISGFISAAAVIIILHQIDVLLGIERITQTNVLNYMSKLFTNLPSIHPVTSLIGIGSIIILIILKRTTSISPGPILLVFLFPIINKMFLLPYHTAIVGFIPNGVPEFILPKINLEDMKALIPTAFIIAFISFLESYAIAHSIAEKENQLIHPNREMTALGSANISSAFVGSIPVAGALSRTAVNYQSGAQTKLANIISMFMILTTLLFFTSIFYYLPLATLAAVIIVSVYPLINFKRMIILLKNKPLDGFSLLITFICTLFVGMIQGFIIGLTLATISSLIQLNRVKN; this is encoded by the coding sequence GTGGCACTAAAACATACTTCGATTCCACATGTTAGAAACCACCATTTTCGTCATTCCTTTTCAAGTGATCTAACTGCTGGTATCATCGTTGCCATACTGTTTATCCCACAAAGTATGGCCTATGCGAATCTTGCAGGTGTCAATCCTGTATATGGCCTATATGCAGCCATTACTTCTTTATTAATATATACATTACTCGGTTCATCCAAATTTTTATCTGTTGGCCCAACTTCCATCATCTCTCTTATTGCTTTTGCAGGAGTTTTTTCAATAGCAAAACCACAGTCTCTTCATTTTTTTGAAGCAATGGTACAACTTACTTTGTTAGTAGGAATCATTCAAATTCTATTAGGGATTTTTCATGTAGGCAAATTATTTAATTACATCCCTAAACATGTGATCAGTGGGTTTATTTCTGCTGCAGCAGTTATAATAATTCTACATCAAATCGATGTTTTATTAGGTATAGAACGGATTACACAAACTAATGTTCTTAACTATATGTCTAAATTGTTTACAAACCTACCTTCTATTCATCCAGTCACTTCCTTGATTGGTATAGGGAGTATCATTATATTAATAATCCTAAAGAGAACTACTAGCATTTCACCTGGACCAATATTACTTGTTTTTCTTTTTCCAATCATAAATAAAATGTTTTTATTACCATACCATACAGCCATAGTTGGCTTTATTCCAAATGGGGTTCCTGAATTTATTCTTCCTAAAATAAATTTGGAAGATATGAAAGCACTTATACCTACTGCATTTATTATCGCCTTCATATCCTTCCTAGAATCATATGCAATCGCCCATTCTATTGCAGAAAAGGAAAATCAACTAATTCACCCTAATCGGGAAATGACTGCATTAGGTTCAGCAAATATTTCAAGCGCTTTTGTCGGATCGATTCCAGTTGCTGGTGCATTGTCCCGGACAGCTGTTAACTATCAATCGGGTGCACAAACTAAACTTGCAAACATCATTTCTATGTTCATGATATTAACTACTCTCCTCTTTTTCACATCTATATTTTATTATTTACCACTTGCAACTCTAGCAGCTGTGATAATTGTTTCCGTCTACCCTTTAATAAATTTTAAAAGGATGATTATACTATTAAAAAATAAGCCCCTTGATGGATTTAGTTTACTCATTACATTTATTTGCACATTATTCGTTGGTATGATCCAAGGATTTATTATTGGGTTAACACTTGCAACTATAAGTTCACTTATTCAGTTAAATAGAGTGAAAAACTAA
- a CDS encoding glutamine--tRNA ligase/YqeY domain fusion protein gives MEEKATPSNFIKNIMVEDLHNGKHDTIVTRFPPEPNGYLHIGHAKSIFINFSLADEFNGKTNLRFDDTNPLKEDIEFVESIKEDVKWLGYEWENLHFASDYFDEMYKRAVLLIKKGLAYVEDFSADEIREHRGTLTEPGIESPSRNRSIEENLDLFERMKNGVFANGEKVLRAKIDMASPNINLRDPVLYRISHTNHHNTGDKWCIYPMYAFAHPIEDAIEGITHSLCTVEFEDQRPLYDWVVKNCEMEATPRQIEFGRLNLTNTVMSKRKLKLLVDEKIVDGWDDPRLPTISGLRRRGYTPEAIRAFCEELAITKGSGAVDVQMLEHFIREDLKLKAPRTMAVLKPLKVVITNYPEGQVEMLDAEINPEVPEMGMRKIPFSREIYIEQEDFMEDPPKKYFRLFPGNEVRLKHAYFIKCEEVIKDENGEVIELRCTYDPETKSGTGFTGRKVKGTIHWVEASKAVPAEFRLYDSLILDEELDEDGGTFLDHINPNSLEVAQGFVEPNMADAKPYDKFQFFRHGYFNVDPKHSTSDSIVFNRVVSLKSSFKL, from the coding sequence ATGGAAGAAAAAGCGACTCCGTCCAATTTTATAAAAAATATTATGGTGGAAGATTTACATAACGGAAAACATGATACAATTGTTACTCGTTTTCCTCCTGAACCAAATGGTTACTTGCATATCGGTCATGCAAAATCCATCTTTATTAACTTCTCTTTAGCAGATGAATTTAATGGCAAGACAAACCTCCGTTTTGATGATACAAATCCTTTAAAGGAAGACATTGAATTTGTTGAGTCAATTAAGGAAGATGTAAAATGGCTTGGCTATGAGTGGGAAAATCTTCACTTTGCCTCCGACTATTTTGATGAAATGTATAAAAGAGCTGTGCTTTTAATAAAAAAAGGACTTGCCTATGTAGAAGACTTTTCAGCTGATGAAATTAGAGAGCATCGTGGTACATTAACAGAACCTGGAATAGAGAGCCCTTCAAGAAACCGTTCAATCGAAGAGAATCTTGATTTATTCGAACGAATGAAGAATGGTGTATTTGCCAATGGTGAAAAAGTATTACGTGCAAAAATTGATATGGCTTCCCCTAATATTAACTTAAGAGATCCAGTTCTATATCGTATCTCACATACTAATCATCATAATACAGGAGATAAATGGTGTATTTATCCGATGTATGCATTTGCCCATCCAATTGAGGATGCTATTGAAGGAATTACTCATTCACTGTGTACGGTAGAATTTGAAGATCAACGACCACTTTACGATTGGGTAGTTAAAAACTGTGAAATGGAAGCAACTCCTAGACAAATTGAATTTGGACGTCTAAATTTAACGAATACAGTCATGAGTAAACGAAAACTAAAGCTATTAGTTGATGAAAAAATTGTTGATGGCTGGGATGATCCTCGCCTACCAACCATTTCTGGTTTACGTCGCAGAGGCTACACACCTGAGGCAATACGCGCCTTTTGTGAAGAACTTGCGATTACAAAGGGCAGTGGTGCAGTAGATGTTCAAATGCTTGAGCATTTTATCCGTGAAGATCTAAAATTAAAAGCACCTCGTACAATGGCAGTATTGAAACCATTAAAAGTTGTCATTACTAATTATCCAGAAGGACAAGTAGAGATGCTGGACGCGGAAATCAATCCTGAAGTTCCAGAAATGGGAATGAGAAAAATTCCATTCTCTCGTGAGATTTATATTGAACAAGAGGACTTTATGGAGGATCCGCCAAAGAAATATTTCCGCCTTTTCCCTGGGAATGAGGTACGTTTAAAACATGCCTATTTCATAAAATGTGAAGAGGTCATAAAAGATGAAAACGGTGAAGTTATAGAATTACGTTGTACCTATGATCCTGAAACAAAGAGTGGCACTGGATTTACAGGTAGAAAAGTAAAAGGTACGATTCATTGGGTCGAAGCTTCAAAAGCAGTTCCTGCTGAGTTTCGTTTATACGATTCATTAATATTAGACGAGGAACTAGATGAAGATGGCGGAACATTCCTAGATCATATCAATCCAAATTCATTGGAAGTTGCCCAAGGATTTGTAGAACCAAATATGGCTGATGCGAAACCATATGATAAATTTCAATTCTTCAGACACGGGTATTTTAATGTTGATCCAAAACATTCTACATCTGATTCAATCGTCTTTAATCGTGTAGTATCATTAAAGAGTTCATTTAAATTATAA
- a CDS encoding HD domain-containing protein has translation MEEIIKKTEQFIKKELGEDTSGHDYYHVNRVRKLALHIAKNEANGDLFIIEMAALLHDIPDEKLNTDIHEGMIKLQSFLASIQLTDVQSKQIINIISKLSFRGGNEAELTTFEEKVVRDADRLDAIGAMGIARVFAYGGKKGQPIYDPDIAVRENMTVEQYRKGKSSSIHHFYEKLLLLKNRMHTETAKKLAEERHQWIENFLKQFFKEWNGDI, from the coding sequence TTGGAAGAGATAATTAAGAAAACAGAGCAATTTATAAAAAAAGAATTGGGCGAGGATACTAGTGGCCATGATTATTATCATGTGAACCGTGTAAGGAAACTTGCTTTACATATAGCTAAAAATGAAGCAAATGGAGATCTGTTCATTATTGAAATGGCGGCCCTCCTTCATGATATACCTGACGAAAAATTAAACACGGACATCCATGAAGGGATGATTAAATTACAATCCTTTTTAGCCTCCATTCAGCTAACAGATGTCCAAAGCAAACAAATCATCAATATAATCAGTAAGCTATCATTTAGAGGGGGAAATGAAGCAGAGTTAACTACCTTTGAAGAAAAAGTAGTTCGCGATGCTGACCGACTTGATGCAATTGGGGCAATGGGGATTGCTCGTGTTTTTGCCTATGGAGGAAAAAAAGGACAACCAATATATGATCCAGACATTGCAGTACGTGAAAACATGACAGTGGAACAATATCGAAAGGGAAAATCAAGTTCAATCCATCATTTTTACGAAAAGCTATTATTACTAAAGAATCGAATGCATACCGAGACTGCCAAAAAATTGGCCGAAGAAAGACATCAGTGGATAGAAAACTTTTTAAAACAATTTTTTAAAGAATGGAATGGTGACATATGA
- a CDS encoding ABC-F family ATP-binding cassette domain-containing protein, protein MRSLTVENLSKSYGDKQLFQQISFHINEKERVGLIGVNGTGKSSLLKIIAKIDDPDTGELIHPNDYTINYLSQQPDLNPELSILEQVYQGEAAIMKLLREYETALIKLEQEPENQVYQEQLFKLQSDMDAQNAWDASSNAKTILSKLGIDHFYRKIGELSGGQQKRVALAQVLIETPDLLILDEPTNHLDYESIKWLEEYLAKYQGAVLLVTHDRYFLDHVTNRIFELDHGSLYAYQGNYQSFIEAKARRDEESIQTEEKRKNLYRRELAWMRRGAKARSTKQKARIQRFEELEGNLGNVPAKENVDIAIQGSRLGKQVFEFQHAYKSYPTQMILKDFNWLVKPQDRFGIVGKNGSGKSTLMNMIAGKIELDQGSFITGQTVKIAYYQQQNEELDESKRMIEYIREYGDVVTTKDGETISAAQMLERFLFPMHTHGTPIRKLSGGEKRRLYLLKLLMGKPNVLLLDEPTNDLDTQTLTVLEDYLEEFPGVVISVSHDRYFLDKTAEQLLVFQGDGVIDKYYGTYSEYLEQSVKTIKSGQVKEKVKEDTSAIEQNKPAKKKKLSYNEQREWDEIDTKISETEEKLELLQNQLNQVGSDFEKAQALTEEIDVENEKLEQLIERWSYLSELIESFSS, encoded by the coding sequence ATGAGATCATTAACTGTTGAAAATCTTTCAAAATCTTACGGTGATAAACAATTATTTCAACAGATTTCATTTCATATTAATGAAAAAGAAAGAGTGGGTCTCATTGGTGTAAATGGAACCGGAAAATCTAGTCTGCTTAAAATTATTGCAAAAATTGATGATCCAGATACAGGTGAATTAATCCACCCGAATGATTACACAATTAACTATTTATCACAACAACCAGATTTAAATCCTGAACTTTCTATTTTAGAACAGGTATATCAAGGAGAAGCGGCGATAATGAAGCTGTTACGAGAATATGAGACCGCTCTTATAAAACTCGAACAGGAACCGGAAAATCAAGTATATCAAGAACAGCTATTTAAACTTCAATCTGATATGGATGCACAAAATGCTTGGGATGCAAGTTCAAATGCAAAAACTATTTTATCCAAATTAGGTATTGATCATTTTTATAGAAAAATTGGAGAGTTGTCTGGAGGACAACAAAAGCGTGTTGCTTTAGCGCAAGTTCTTATTGAAACACCAGATTTATTAATCTTAGATGAACCAACCAATCATCTAGACTATGAATCGATCAAATGGTTAGAAGAGTATTTAGCAAAATATCAAGGTGCAGTTCTATTAGTTACTCATGATCGTTATTTCCTTGATCATGTTACGAACCGAATTTTTGAATTGGATCACGGTTCTTTATATGCTTATCAAGGGAATTATCAATCCTTTATTGAAGCGAAGGCGAGACGAGATGAAGAAAGTATCCAAACAGAAGAAAAAAGAAAAAACTTATATCGAAGAGAATTAGCATGGATGAGACGTGGAGCAAAAGCACGTTCTACGAAACAAAAAGCAAGAATACAAAGATTTGAAGAGTTAGAAGGGAACTTAGGAAATGTTCCAGCAAAAGAAAACGTAGACATTGCTATCCAAGGAAGTCGATTAGGTAAACAAGTGTTCGAATTTCAACATGCTTATAAATCGTATCCGACTCAAATGATTTTAAAAGATTTTAATTGGTTAGTAAAACCTCAGGATCGCTTTGGAATCGTTGGTAAAAACGGAAGTGGCAAATCAACGCTTATGAATATGATTGCTGGTAAAATTGAGTTGGATCAAGGTAGTTTTATAACAGGTCAAACGGTGAAAATCGCCTATTACCAACAACAAAATGAAGAGTTAGATGAATCGAAACGAATGATAGAATATATAAGGGAATATGGGGACGTTGTAACGACTAAGGATGGGGAAACCATCTCTGCAGCCCAAATGCTAGAAAGATTTTTATTTCCGATGCATACCCACGGTACCCCTATTAGAAAATTATCAGGTGGGGAAAAGCGTCGCTTGTATTTATTAAAACTATTAATGGGAAAACCGAATGTTCTCCTTTTGGATGAACCAACGAATGATCTAGACACCCAGACTTTAACGGTTTTAGAGGATTATTTAGAAGAGTTCCCTGGTGTAGTCATTTCAGTCTCGCATGATCGCTATTTTCTTGATAAAACTGCTGAACAGCTTCTCGTGTTTCAAGGAGATGGAGTGATTGATAAATATTATGGGACATATAGTGAGTATTTGGAGCAATCTGTGAAGACTATCAAGTCAGGGCAAGTAAAAGAAAAAGTAAAAGAAGACACGTCAGCGATTGAACAAAATAAACCGGCTAAAAAGAAAAAATTATCCTATAATGAGCAACGCGAATGGGATGAGATTGATACCAAAATTTCGGAAACAGAAGAAAAACTTGAATTACTTCAAAATCAATTAAATCAGGTTGGGAGTGATTTTGAAAAGGCCCAAGCACTAACAGAGGAAATTGACGTTGAAAATGAGAAGCTTGAACAATTAATTGAA